DNA sequence from the Zingiber officinale cultivar Zhangliang unplaced genomic scaffold, Zo_v1.1 ctg201, whole genome shotgun sequence genome:
GAATATTGTGACCAAGTTTGCCAAACATGCTTTCCTATGATGGCCTACCTATACAATATGAAGTTTCATAAACTCACGATCCATAGATCATAAAATTCTAAAACCTACTTATAGCAATCATGAATCATAGACAGAATAAGTTTCACAATAATATACTCATAAATAGAGAAACGGTTAAACCAATTCTATAATATTACTTGCAGCTCCTGCTAATGGAAACTATAATAGATGTGGCAAAGATAAGCTCGAGTTCGTATGTTACATATTAAACTGATTCATACATTATTTCAGATGTTCAGGAAAAATGAAAAAATGATCCAGTCAGTTTAGTGCTCAACGAATGATTGTGAGAGTCAGATATGTTTATATGCTTAGCAATGTTCAGTAACTCCAACTCCTTAATATCatactttaaattttaagtagaaaaaaaattaacaccATACAGCTACAGAATTGATAATGTAATGCTACATATGATATAGGTTTTAAACCAAAGAACATTTAACATTCAAAGAAAAGGCAGAAAACTAAATGAGATGCTAATTTGCTAATCATTGTATTTTGTAGAGTGTACTATATagatgaaactttgggaaaaagtaatacaaaaaagattaaggaaggagacctaccgaaaatcaatttgggttcatggcTGGAAGGTCGATAATAAAagatatacatcttcttagacaattaattaaaaatacaCGGAGCAAAAATAAAATCTAGACATGGGATTCATTGATTTAGAAAAAGTTTATGGTAGAGTTCctagagaaattatatggagaattctagaaaaacaAGGTGCtaacgtaacatatattgaactaattaaagatatgtacgagatgtaatgaccagagtaagatttaggtgaagtaactaaagcatttccaatagaaggggagccttggcgcaacggtaaagttgttgtcatgtgaccaaaaggtcacgagttAGAATCCTAGAAagagcctcttgcaaaaagcagggtaaggctgcatacaatggatcaGCTCTAAATccttatctttttatactaattatgaatgaactcactgcacacattcaaaaCACAGTATGTATGTTATTTGCggataatattattttggtaaatgatattattttgataggtGGAACATGTAaaggagtaaatactaaactaAAATCTTGACGGGAAAAACTAGAGGGGAAAAGTTTTAGGTTTAGtaaaataaagacagaatatatataatttaaatttagcaatattagacgtaatgagataattgttaagataggagatgatgagttaTCCGAACcaagagttttaaatatttaggatcatttttataaaatgatggagggattgagagagatatcttacatagaatacaagtagaatggttgaaatggaggagagcgtcaagtgttttatatgaccgtaaacaacaacaacaacaaagccttttctcactaggtggggtcgactgtataaatccttttacgtcattgagctctatctcctactatatcatcatctatatttaaataaattttatcttattttattgttgctaaccaagtctttttttgtcctcctcgtttgatatgcatgtttatcatagttttacatcgcctaactggaacatttattggtcgtctaagtacatgaccgtactatcttaaacgtgtctctcggagtttttcctcaatagatgcaattccgactctctctaatgctctcatttcttattttgcccatcctcgtatgtccacacatccaccttaacatcctcatctctgcaactctcatcttctactcatgtgctcgagtcatagcccaacattcagctttaTAGAATTTATCTTTAAGTTTAAGAGATACTTTACGGTGACATAAAACACtcaacgctcccctccatttcacccatcctgcagTTTAAATGAAAGTTTTACAAAATCGCAGTTAggcctgctatgttatatggagctgaatgttgggatATTACTCACATGAGCAAAGGATGAGAGTTGTAgaaatgaggatgttaagatgaatgtgtggacatacgaggatggagaaaataagaaatgagagcattagagagacagttggagttacatctattgaggaaaattTCGAGAGatcgtttaagatggtatgggcATGTAATCAATAAATGCTtcaattaggcgatgtgaaactatgacaaatatgcatatcaaacgaggaagaccaaaaaagacttgattagtaataataaaacaagataaaatttatttaaatatagatgatgatatagtagaaaATAGAGCTTAATAGCGTAAAAGGATCAATACAGCCAACCCCACCTAGTGAGATAAAACTTGGTTGTAGATGAAACAGATGAGTACTAAAGGATATAATGTTGATCACTCTGCTATAGGCCAAGAGCTACTATGGGCACGGATGGATGGACTGCAGAAACGGATATATCTTCTCAGACACAAAGGTGCAATATCTATTGATCCTCCACCACCATAGTCTATTGCATTTTCACAGCTTCATTCTGTATTTCACCTTGCTAGCTACCTTCACTAGGTAATTTTGATTTAAGAATTACCAAGTGAGTTAACTTGTGAATTTAACTGGAGTTTACCCAATCTAACACAACTTATTGAGTTAACCAGTTCAACTTAATCTCAGTCATAGAATAGTGCAATCCGACAGTCTAGATAATGTCTGAAAAAACATTGAACTTCATCTGAGAGGTCTGTGGATTACGTAAACTATATGAGCCTCATGCATTAATAATAACCAGCCAGCCGTAAGCATAATGCTTGCTCCTTTCTCCTTAAATCAATAACAACAATTTTCTTCCAAACCCTTTATGGTGTTTTAGCTATTCCCTTCCCTATATACAGTAATGCCCAAAATCCAACACTATGGAAATGAAACTTATACTGGTGatcaaatatagatgatttagAAAGACACGTACATGGCCTTAGCAGTTAAAACTGAATGGAATAGGAAAGAGAACAACACTTCTTATATATTGGTTACTGTCACAGTTTTCAGGTAATTGAGCCACCTAGAAGTATTCCATTCATTGCTTTACATCCATATTAGAAAATCAACACCAAGATTTTACTGATCCAAGATAATCTACATTTTGACTAGCAACATGCACTTCTCATATGACAGCTACAAAGCTAAAAGGTTTGCAACaataaagctaaaataaaataaaagaaaagaaaagaaaaagagagcATAGACAACCTGTCGTGGAGAATTCTGAAATCTTCGGAAATAGTTCAATAGCTCTTCCTTTCTCAATTCTTCATCATAGGCTTTCCGCTTCAAAGAATCTAACAGAACCTGATAAGATAAAAATGATCAGGATaaatttttgttgttttttacaTTAATGAATGTTTGGGTAATGGATAAGAGGAGAAGAAAATATATAACTTGCATTGAGAAAAAAAGATAAGGATTTCCACCTCATATCCATTTTGGAGCTTTTTAAATGCTTCTGCAGCTTTGTCGTTACCCATATTTTTATCAGGGTGGACAAGCATTGCCTAAGCCAGTTTGTGAACATTAATTAGTTAAAATATGTACTGATAAGCAGAAACCAAAAAGTTGATAGATTGCAACTATCACCTTCTTTCTATACTCTCTCTTGAGTTGAGTGACATCTACATTCTCATAGCGCAAGAAACCTAGAGCTGAATAGTGATCTGAGCACTTCAACAACCGAGCCACTTCATCTTCAGAGGTCAATTCCTCAGTTCCACTAGTTGAAGGAAAGCCTGAGCTACGATCAGGTGGCATGTTAGATGAAGAATGGAAAGCATCGCCCCCATGTGAAGAATGAGAAGACTCCCTAAAGGAAAAGCCAGCTTGACTCTGGTTTTGCCTAGCTTCCCCTGAAGAACTGCCAGACTTATAGTCATTAATGTTATTCTTCAGAAAGTAAATAAGAAAATCCGTGGAAATAAAAGAAGCATTAAGGCTGAAGAACAGCCCAAGCCATCCTAAGTAGCATCTAACACAGTGCATAGAATATAGTGTGGTGATAAGGAGGGCAATCCGATCATGTCCGAGCACAAATGTGATTCCTGTGTAAGAGAAAGTAAAGTGTCAATAGACCAATTTAGCTATTGTTGTACTTCACATGGGCCTTAGTATCATTATAAGCACTGGAGGCTACCTGAAAGAATTGACACAAACCCTGTTACCCAAAAGCTGCCATAGAACCACAAGATCCCCATAGCAAGGACAGCCAAAATCAGAATTGATAATCCAATACCAATGACAATTACCATTGCAGTAGCAATGACCTGTTCATAAAGGATAACTAAAATTCTAAGACTTATAAAAAGGTAAACAATCAAATActaaacttcaagtaaacaaaaGTGTCAACGACAATTCATTCCTGCAAAATTATTAGAAACAATGTCCAAAGAAAGAGAAATACATCAACAGTGAGAACAGAAGATGAAAGAAAAGGTGAAGAAGGAACAATAAAAAAATCTCAACCATATAACAAAAAGTTTATGCACATGAACAAACATATGAATGATTAAGGCTATAGTTATGTCTTGTTAAGATAAAAGGTAGTGGATCTTCAAACTCTTGAATTTGGTTTTTAAATTTGTCATTTATGCATGACAACAATCAGAGTTCATTGACCATACTACCTGTGGACTTGTGCTCATCAGGGAGTACGACCAGCATGAGGCAAGTCCAATTACAGTCGAACTTTACTGATCAAACAATTTCTATCAATCCTTTGTATCAATGCATGGAAACAAACTAAATCAAGGGAGTAACAAGTGAGCTCAAGATGCAGTACAACATCTGGAGCAACCAGGTGCAGTACAGCAAAAACAAAAGGCACTATCAAGTAAGAGGAATGTAGCAAATAGAAAAGAAATGCAGAGAAGTGTTGAAGATTGTTTTTGTAGGCATAGagtacaacaacaataacaaccaaacATTATTCCACTAAGTGAGGTCAGCTTTGGCATGCATAGAGTAAATGGATATATTTTACTGTGAACTAGTTAACCAAAAGAAGAATCAAATGAATTAACAGTTGTAATTTACCATGACTATTATCATTTTCACAAATCCAATCATTGCAGTAATTGAAAGTATGCTGCACCAAACTGTTGTAAGGAAAGATGTTGTTCCCAACCGTAACAGAGAATCAAGACCTCGAATACTGCAGTCCAGCCAAACCATGGATAGAAGCAAAACCAATTTACCACAATACATAGCCCATGCCAAAATAATAGGATAAGCATGTCCAAGTTTAGCACGAGCATAACACTGACTCTTGTGGATAACAGAATTTATTGCTTTGAACCATGGTTTCTGTTCTTCAAGCCAATGAGTAGCTGCTGTAGAAACATATAGGACCGAAGATCTTAAGTTCCTTGAAGCCATGGCTATGAAAGTTGCATTGTTACTTTCAACATGCAGTCCATCAATGTTGGAAAAAGTTCCATCAGTTCCTGCTTTCTTGGAAGCATCTGAAGAAGGCTTGCTCCTTGAAAGATCATGTAAATTGCGAGACTTATCCATTGTTTGAGGTAAAATTGGGTTTTCATCATCTGATTTCTCTCCAGCAAGAGCATGCCCAGCTCGTTGTCTGTTCTTTTTGCCATTTGCTTTAGTTTTTTTTGTCTTTGCACCAGGACTCCTTGAATGACAAAGATTATCAGTATTTAGGTGATCAGTTTCAGCAGGCATTCCATTTTGTATCTCTGATTTTTCTTTAACTGAATCTGAAATTACAGCAGTATGGTCAGGTGTATTACAATTCAACCCATTCCTTTGTTGGTATCCCTTTCTAGCCATAGAGTTATGCTGCAAATGAACAACACAAAGGTGTAGCAGCAGAATCCAGAGGTCCAACAAGAACctcaaaatatcatgtcatgttgtCCACAAAAGTTAGCACCTGCAGGAGTAATGACAACTTAGACCAAACAAATACTTGGCATGAattaagaagaaaaaggaaattgTAACTATAATTGGCTTGAAAACATGAACTTAAGCAAGTGAAAGAAACTAACACATTATGACAAGAATACCATGCAACATCTAAGAAGATCACCTAGAAAATCTAAATTAGTGCATACAAGAGATTGTCATGAAACATTCTAAGCTCATTCAAATATCCAAACATGTAACATCATTGTTTGTAAATGATGCTTCTAGACAATCAAAATTCTTATTGTGCTATTAGGTAGAGCATACACAACAGCAAAAACAAGCTAGCCCAATTATTCAGGGATCCTCATAACTCAAACTGAGTTAAAATATTGACAATATTGGGAGGAAAAATAAATATTGATAAACCAAACAACGCTAGAACACATCGTTCTACCTAAAGTCTAAAAAATCAGCTTCAAGAGAGATGAAAATTAATTCACAAAAGAATGCATGCCAACTAACTACTGTCTTCAAAAGGCATTGAGATAACTACATGTGAAAAGTACTTCTTTATGGACGCCATGACATTGAAACAAATAGAAAAGGCTGTTTGGAAGGATGACATTAATGTTGAGTACGTTGTCGCACATATAAGTTACCATAGATGTTCCCTTCTTCCACAGAAAAAATAGGGTTTCACGATGATTAGGTCATATTTCAACAGATAGGCAATATGATAAAATTAGCAAGAAGATTAATTTAGTAATTGCTATTGCTTATATTGAATATTTCAATTAACAATCCGAAAAAAAAAACCGCACAAAACCAACTAGCTGTTCTAACTACTGCCTAAGTGAACATCCATGAagcaagtatttttttttcataagcatCTAGGTTGAATATTTCTGGTGACAACTAATACCTAAAGTGCACAAAGATTCAGCGTTATTAGATCATATATTTACTATGTCCTCTGCTCTGTATGTACTCTACAATTGCCAGACAAAAAGGAAAAAACAATCGACTTGCTAGACTTGGCAGACAATCTACTTATCTACAACATCATAAAGCCCAACAATACAAAACACGTACAAATACAAGTAATGAAAACCTAATCAACAAACTCGTAATCGAATCAAAACCGACAAAtccctgaacataataaaaacatCAACATACGAAAAAACCTAGAACCCGCACCAATATATCTACCAATTCCATTTCAAGCCGCAAGGAAAACCAATCCGACAAGGAGAAAAAGGGGCAAAAACCGAATTCGATCATGCAAAGTCAATTTTCAGGGTCGACGACTTATTCGCACACCACAATCGAGGCGTTCAAGTAAAGCGATGAGATTATTGATTAGTTACCTTAAGAGGCGATTGGACACGAGATCCTGCAAATGGAGATTGAGATAGGAGAAGAAGAGCCGTATTGAGATCGCCTTACGCCTCCCGCTTCCTCTGCTTCCGCGTTCGCTTCTTCCTCGTCGGCGGCACAGTGAATAGCGACGGCGAAGACGAAGAgcgaagaagagagagagaggattgaataaaataaaatatagcgAAGAGGGGAGAACCGGGGAACCTATAAACACACGGACATTCTATACTCGTAAGCTTCACGCGCTGAGGTGGCAGTACTTCGCTCCTCCTTAGTAGGACCCACTCGACATATTGAAAAGAGAACGAGATGCGCTGGCAGTTGGCATATGTTAGCGTTTTcgatcccatacccttcattattattattattattattatttaattattttaatatttaattattattattatcaggGGTAATTTTGCATGTAGTCctattgacaaacaaatttttatATGCAGTCTTCATCCatgaaaatctttattttcattccgaagtcaaacatatttatctaattgttcatgatatttttaggtacaaaaaatctaaaaatcagtataaatcctcttaaattcagtatattaaattagaatctagtatattttctattaaattgtgaacggttcttttttcacctcaaaatatactcgattttagtttaatgtgctaaatttaataggaattatactcatttttagactatttgtaccaaaaaaatatgagggttaatttcgatagaaaatatattcgatcctagtatagagtgttggattctagtgtaaagtgctgaatttaacagaaattatacttatttttaaactttttatacctaaaaaataagaagg
Encoded proteins:
- the LOC122036737 gene encoding uncharacterized protein LOC122036737; amino-acid sequence: MARKGYQQRNGLNCNTPDHTAVISDSVKEKSEIQNGMPAETDHLNTDNLCHSRSPGAKTKKTKANGKKNRQRAGHALAGEKSDDENPILPQTMDKSRNLHDLSRSKPSSDASKKAGTDGTFSNIDGLHVESNNATFIAMASRNLRSSVLYVSTAATHWLEEQKPWFKAINSVIHKSQCYARAKLGHAYPIILAWAMYCGKLVLLLSMVWLDCSIRGLDSLLRLGTTSFLTTVWCSILSITAMIGFVKMIIVMVIATAMVIVIGIGLSILILAVLAMGILWFYGSFWVTGFVSILSGITFVLGHDRIALLITTLYSMHCVRCYLGWLGLFFSLNASFISTDFLIYFLKNNINDYKSGSSSGEARQNQSQAGFSFRESSHSSHGGDAFHSSSNMPPDRSSGFPSTSGTEELTSEDEVARLLKCSDHYSALGFLRYENVDVTQLKREYRKKAMLVHPDKNMGNDKAAEAFKKLQNGYEVLLDSLKRKAYDEELRKEELLNYFRRFQNSPRQKGKHGIFRPGFSHSETEYEGSYKGESRRIACKKCKDFHIWICTDKSKSQARWCQDCKEFHQAKDGDGWVEQSSQPLLLGLMQKLDLPRVYVCANSKIYEVTDWFACQGMNCPANTHKPSFHVNTSLTKQASFKGTGTASSSAPRDETMTEEEFFEWLQNAMQSGMFETNSTTPSESPSPANGSSSSKSSSTKRKKKGKKQW